One Chanodichthys erythropterus isolate Z2021 chromosome 10, ASM2448905v1, whole genome shotgun sequence DNA segment encodes these proteins:
- the mark1 gene encoding serine/threonine-protein kinase MARK1 isoform X4 has translation MSTRTPLPTVNERDAENHTSVDGYADTPAPPTKSASRQSLPRCRNSVASITDEQPHIGNYRLLKTIGKGNFAKVKLARHVLTGREVAVKIIDKTQLNPTSLQKLFREVRIMKVLNHPNIVKLFEVIETEKTLYLIMEYASGGEVFDYLVAHGRMKEKEARAKFRQIVSAVQYCHQKRIVHRDLKAENLLLDADMNIKIADFGFSNEFTIGSKLDTFCGSPPYAAPELFQGKKYDGPEVDVWSLGVILYTLVSGSLPFDGQNLKELRERVLRGKYRIPFYMSTDCENLLKKLLVLNPGKRGSLEQIMKDRWINVGHEEEELKPYTEPEPDFSDTKRIELMITMGFPKDEITEALVGQKYDEVMATYLLLGRKPPEFEGSDSLSTTNLCQRSRPSSDLNNSSTQSPAHSKVQRSISATQKQRRFSDHVAPSIPPTVSYTKRSQANSVEGEKKEEWDASRKMPSSSSKGDMATSPLVAQERRKTSTASGNSAGGMTRRNTYVCERSSTERYSAIPNGKDSSLTEMSTSASASSSVSPGASSAVASTRPRHVKSMSASGHPTKSPLPPIEDNTEFKGSSSRAPSTSPSAHSISSMTPDRTRFPRGTSSRSTFHGAQLRDRRSATYNGPPASPTLSHDTGALAQARRGTSSGFISKLTSKFARRHPEEDMLSAHYMLISPSWFKMG, from the exons CATACATCTGTCGATGGCTATGCGGACACACCAGCACCCCCCACAAAATCAGCGAGTCGACAGAGTCTCCCACGCTGTCGGAACTCTGTGGCGTCCATCACGGACGAACAGCCTCACATTGGGAACTATAGACTGCTCAAAACCATCGGCAAAGGGAACTTTGCTAAAGTCAAACTTGCCCGCCATGTTTTAACAGGAAGAGAG GTAGCAGTGAAGATCATCGATAAAACACAGCTGAACCCCACAAGTCTACAAAAG CTCTTTCGAGAAGTGAGGATTATGAAGGTCTTAAATCATCCTAATATAG TTAAGTTATTTGAAGTCATTGAAACAGAAAAGACACTTTATTTAATAATGGAGTATGCGAGTGGAG GTGAAGTGTTTGACTACTTAGTTGCTCATGGGAGGATGAAGGAAAAGGAGGCCAGAGCAAAGTTTCGACAG ATTGTGTCTGCAGTGCAATATTGCCATCAGAAGAGGATAGTCCACAGGGATCTCAAG GCTGAGAACTTGCTGCTAGATGCGGACATGAATATAAAGATTGCTGACTTCGGCTTCAGTAATGAGTTCACCATCGGGAGTAAGTTGGACACGTTCTGTGGCAGTCCGCCGTACGCGGCTCCAGAGCTCTTCCAGGGAAAGAAGTATGATGGGCCAGAGGTGGACGTCTGGAGTCTGGGGGTGATTCTCTACACGCTTGTCAGCGGGTCACTTCCCTTTGacggacagaatttgaag GAGCTGCGAGAGAGAGTTTTGCGAGGGAAGTATCGTATACCGTTCTACATGTCCACAGACTGTGAAAATCTTCTGAAGAAACTGTTGGTGCTTAATCCAGGCAAACGTGGAAGTCTAGAG CAAATCATGAAGGACCGCTGGATAAATGTAGGTCATGAGGAAGAGGAACTAAAGCCGTATACAGAACCTGAGCCAGACTTCAGTGACACCAAACGGATAG AACTGATGATCACTATGGGTTTCCCTAAAGATGAAATCACAGAGGCATTAGTAGGGCAGAAATATGACGAGGTCATGGCCACTTATCTTCTGTTGGGCAGGAAACCTCCAGAG TTTGAAGGGAGCGATTCACTGTCCACCACAAACCTGTGTCAAAGGTCACGACCCAGCAGCGACCTGAACAACAGCTCTACGCAGTCACCCGCACACTCCAAAGTCCAGCGCAGTATCTCTGCCACGCAGAAACAGCGACGATTCAGCGACCACG TTGCCCCGTCCATACCTCCGACCGTGTCTTACACCAAACGCTCTCAGGCCAACAGCGTGGAAGGAGAGAAGAAGGAGGAATGGGATGCGTCCCGTAAGATGCCCTCCTCCAGCTCTAAAGGAGACATGGCCACCTCTCCTCTAGTGGCCCAGGAACGCAGGAAGACGTCCACAGCTTCAGGG AATAGCGCTGGTGGAATGACCAGGAGAAATACATACGTATGCGAGCGATCCAGTACAGAGCGGTACTCAGCCATCCCTAACGGCAAAGACAGCAG TTTGACGGAGATGTCCACCTCTGCGAGTGCTTCTTCCTCTGTGTCTCCCGGAGCGTCCTCCGCAGTGGCGTCCACTCGACCGCGTCATGTGAAGTCCATGTCCGCCTCAGGGCACCCCACCAAGTCTCCGCTGCCACCCATCGAGGATAACACTGAATTCAAGGG CTCTAGCTCCAGGGCTCCATCCACGTCTCCGTCAGCTCACAGCATCAGCAGTATGACTCCGGATCGGACCCGTTTTCCACGGGGCACCTCTAGCCGCAGCACCTTCCACGGGGCGCAGCTCAGAGACCGGCGCAGTGCCACATACAACGGCCCCCCCGCGTCACCCACGCTGTCCCACGACACAGGCGCTCTCGCCCAGGCCCGCAGGGGCACCTCGTCCGGCTTCATAAGCAAGCTTACCTCCAAGTTTGCGAGAAG ACATCCAGAAGAGGATATGTTAAGTGCGCATTACATGCTCATTTCCCCTTCATGGTTTAAGATGGGTTAA